The genomic stretch GGAGCAGGCGGACCAGTTCGACGAAGGCGCGGGCGTCGCGCAGCGGGGCGATGGGGCGGCGCAGGGCGGGCACGACGGCGCAGGGGATGCCGAGGCGGCGGACCGTGCTGAGGAGTTCGCCCTCCGGGCCGATCGGCGGGCCGGTGATGAGGAGCACGTCCCAGCCGCGCTGCTGCAGTCCGTGGCAGGTGTGCAGGGTATTCTCCTGCGCTCCGCCCAGGATCATCCGCGTGATCACGTGGCAGACACGGACGGGCGGAGTTCCCATGGATGTCATGGCCGGGGAGGGGCGGACATCAGCCGTCGAACTTGCGGAACAGCAGCGAGGCGTTGTGTCCTCCGAAGCCGAAGGAGTTGTTCAGCACGACGCTGAGGGGCCGTTCCTGGGGCGTCTTGGGGACGAAGTTGAGCCCACAGCATTCCGGATCGGGATCGTCCAGGTTGATGGTGGGCGGACAGACGCCGTCCTGCATCGCCCAGATGCAGATGGCGCTCTCGAGGGCGCCGGAGGCGCCGAGCAGGTGTCCGACCACGCTCTTGGACGAGCTGACGGCCAGCTTGTAGGCATGGCTTCCGAACAGGGCACAGATGGCCTTGGCCTCGACGTCGTCTCCGGCGGGGGTGCTGGTGCCGTGGGCGTTGATGTAATCGACGTCCTCGGGGTGGAGGCCGGCGTCGGCGAGGGCGTTGCGCATGGCGCGCACGGCGCCGCGGCCCTCGGGATCGGGCAGGGTGACGTGGTAGGCGTCGGTGCTGGCACCGTAGCCGGAGAGTTCGGCGAGGATATGGGCGCCGCGTGCGCGGGCGTGTTCGAGGCTTTCGAGCACGAGGCAGGCGGCGCCTTCGGCCATGACGAAGCCGTCCCGGTTGACGTCGAAGGGGCGGCTGGCGGCCTGGGGGTCGTCGTTGCGGGTGGAGAGTGCCTTGGACTGCTGGAAGCCGCTGAGGCCCATCGGGGTGACGGCCGCCTCGGCCCCCCCGCTGATGACGACGTCGGCCCGGCCGTGGCGCACGCAGGACATGGCCTCGCCGATGGCGTGGGAGGCGGAGGCACAGGCGCTGGAGACGGACATGCTGGGTCCGTAGAGCCCCATGCGCATGGCCACCTGGCCGGGGGCGGCGTTGGTCATCAGTTTGGGGATCATCAGGGGGCTGGTGCGGCCCGGTCCGCTCTTGAGGAGGCGGCCGTGCTGCTCCTCGATCTCGTGGAGCCCTCCGATGCCCGTTCCGAGCATGACGCCGACCCGTTCGTGATCGACCCGGTCGAGATCGAGCCCGGACTCGGCGACGGCGGTCTGGGCGGTGGCAACGGCAAACTGGACGAAGCGGTCAAGGCGGCCCAGTTCGCGCTTGGTGAAGTGGGCCAGCGGATCGAAATCCCTTACCTCGGCGGCGATGTGGACGTCGAACGCCGAGGTGTCGAACGAGGTGATCCGGCCGACCCCGCTGCGACCTTCGCGGATGGCGGGCCATGCCGCTTCTCTGCTGCTGCCCACGGGCGAGATCACGCCCAGACCGGTGACGACGACGCGTCGGAGGTTCATTGGCTGGACTGGCTCTTCTCGATGTACGCGATGGCCTGGCCGACGGTCTCGATGGCCTGGGCATCTTCGTCGCTGATACTGAGGTCGAAGGCTTCCTCGAGGTCGATCACCAGCTCGGCCATGTCGAGGGAGTCGGACTGAAGGTCGTTGACGAAATGCGTCTCCGACGTAATCTGGTCCGGTTCGACACCCATCCTCTCAGCGACGAGGCTGACGACCTTCTCCTTAACGCTTTCGGACACTGCACGTCCTCCTGATTCTGATGTTGTCCCGCCGAGCCCCGGAGGCCGGGGCAGACCAGAACACGGGGCGCGGGCATCCACCGTGCGTGGCATTGTAACCGCAGACTCACTGCTGCCGCAAGAGGCCCCGACGGGTGCTGCCGGGGCCGCGCCGCTACATGACCAGCCCGCCGTCGACGGGGATGACCTCGCCCGTCAGGTAGCCGGCGTCCGGCCCCGCCAGGAAGAACACGACGCCGGCGACGTCCTCGGGCTGCCCGAAGCGACCGAGCGGGACCCTCTGCAGGGACGCCTGCTGGGCCTCTTCGGTCATCTTGTCGGTCATGGGCGTGACGATGAACCCGGGGGCGACGGCGTTGACGGTGACGTTGCGGCGGGCGAGTTCCCGCGCGGCGGTCTTCGTCAGGCCGATGACGCCGGCCTTGCTGGCCGAGTAGTTCGCCTGGCCGGCGTTGCCGCTGATGCCCACGGTGCTGGCGATGTTGATGATCCGGCCGCTGCGTTGTTTCGACATGATGCGCGCGGCGGCCTTGATGCCGTTGAAGACGCCGGTCAGGTTGATGGCGATCACGCTGTCCCACTCCTCGGGCGGCATGCGCACGAGCAGGTTGTCGCGCGTGATTCCCGCGTTGTTCACGAGGATGTCGACGGAGCCGAACGCCTCGGCGGCGGCGTTGACGGCGTCCTGGAACTGGTCGAGCTTCGAGACGTCGGCCTGGAGGGCTTTGAACTGCACGCCCTTCTCACGGATCAGCCGGCCGGTCTCCTCCAGGGAGTCCATGGCGACGTCGATGCCGGCGATGTTCGCTCCGCCGTCGGCCAGTCTGAGACAGATGGCGCGGCCGATGCCGCGCGACGCGCCGGTGACGACGGCGGTCTGCCCTTCGAGCGGTCTCACGGTGTCTCCTCCCATGCTTTCATCAGGTGGATGCGGCCTGTGCGCAGGCCCGTACGTCTTCCAGTCCGTTGACGGTGCGGCAGACGGCCTCGG from Candidatus Brocadiaceae bacterium encodes the following:
- the fabF gene encoding beta-ketoacyl-ACP synthase II produces the protein MNLRRVVVTGLGVISPVGSSREAAWPAIREGRSGVGRITSFDTSAFDVHIAAEVRDFDPLAHFTKRELGRLDRFVQFAVATAQTAVAESGLDLDRVDHERVGVMLGTGIGGLHEIEEQHGRLLKSGPGRTSPLMIPKLMTNAAPGQVAMRMGLYGPSMSVSSACASASHAIGEAMSCVRHGRADVVISGGAEAAVTPMGLSGFQQSKALSTRNDDPQAASRPFDVNRDGFVMAEGAACLVLESLEHARARGAHILAELSGYGASTDAYHVTLPDPEGRGAVRAMRNALADAGLHPEDVDYINAHGTSTPAGDDVEAKAICALFGSHAYKLAVSSSKSVVGHLLGASGALESAICIWAMQDGVCPPTINLDDPDPECCGLNFVPKTPQERPLSVVLNNSFGFGGHNASLLFRKFDG
- the acpP gene encoding acyl carrier protein; the encoded protein is MPRTVDARAPCSGLPRPPGLGGTTSESGGRAVSESVKEKVVSLVAERMGVEPDQITSETHFVNDLQSDSLDMAELVIDLEEAFDLSISDEDAQAIETVGQAIAYIEKSQSSQ
- the fabG gene encoding 3-oxoacyl-[acyl-carrier-protein] reductase, with amino-acid sequence MGGDTVRPLEGQTAVVTGASRGIGRAICLRLADGGANIAGIDVAMDSLEETGRLIREKGVQFKALQADVSKLDQFQDAVNAAAEAFGSVDILVNNAGITRDNLLVRMPPEEWDSVIAINLTGVFNGIKAAARIMSKQRSGRIINIASTVGISGNAGQANYSASKAGVIGLTKTAARELARRNVTVNAVAPGFIVTPMTDKMTEEAQQASLQRVPLGRFGQPEDVAGVVFFLAGPDAGYLTGEVIPVDGGLVM